One Gammaproteobacteria bacterium genomic window, CTAGGATCTTCTTCTGCGCCTCGCCCAAGCCTTGTTTATTTAAAGCCGAGAACAGTTGCACCGTGGCCATATCCCCAACCGCATTCTTAACTTTCATTAAGGTGCTTTTTGCGGCACCACGTTTTAGTTTGTCGGACTTGGTAAGTAATATATGTACCGGAAGATTATCGTAATCGGCCCATTCGAGCATTTGTTCGTCAAATGGTTTTAACGGATGGCGTGCGTCCATGATCTGGATCAGGGCTTTTAGAGAGTCACGTTTTTCAAAATACGTTTGCATTAACTGCTGCCATTCTTGTTTGACCTTGGGTGGGACTTTGGCAAAACCGTATCCGGGCAAGTCGACCAGGCGTTTGCCCTCGGTGATCTCAAAAAAGTTTACTAACTGAGTGCGTCCGGGAGTTTTAGAGGTGCGCGCAAGATTGCTTGTTTCGCACAAGGCATTGATCGCCGAGGATTTGCCCGCATTTGAGCGTCCTGAGAAGGCGATTTCTGCGCCACTATCCGGGACAAAGCCATTTTTACCAGCGGCACTGGTCAAAAATTGGGTCTTTCGCAAGATTTGTGAAGCCTGTTTGGACATGATTTTCCTGTTTTGCGCCTTGCCTTTTGAGCATGGCAGCGATTTATAGCGGGATAGTGTAAAATACGCGGCGATAAAGAGATAGCAACTTGGGCAAATTAGTTGTTTTCTCAAGCGCTGGAAAAGCCTGTTATTCAAGCATCCAGCCAAGCAGTTCAAACCGAAAAAACTCACCAGGGCGAGCTCTGGTTAAATACAGTACAGGTTATTTTATGAAGCACATCATGTCGTCAAGCAAATTTTTCTTACCTCTATTAGTGGCCAGTTTGGCCCTGGCTTCCAACTCTTACGCGAGTGACGTAGCTGATGATCATGGCGAAGAAAAAGTCATGCATGTTGAAAAAGAGCCATTTGGCGATGTTGCCGCCGGTAAACAGAAAGTCGGCACTTGCGCGGCATGTCACGGCAATGATGGCAACAGTACCAATGCGGATTGGCCAACATTGGCGGGTCAACATCCGGAATACACGTATGAACAATTGCTTATGATCAAAGATGGCAGCCGCAGTGCACCGCTAATGGTCGGCCAATTGACCAACAAGAACGACAAGGACCTTAAAGACATTGCCGCCTATTATGCTTCTCAGGAGACCAAACCTGGCAAGGCCAGTAAAGAATTAGTTGATCATGGTCAGTCAATATTCAGAGGTGGTAACACCGAGACGGGTGTACCTGCGTGTGCTGCTTGTCATGGAGCTAATGGAGCGGGTATCCCGATGTCAAAATATCCCGCCATTGCGGGCCAGCAGCCGGGCTACACTTTGAAAGCATTAAAAGATTACGCCAGTGGTGCTCGCAAGGGAAATGCGCAGCAAAAGATCATGAAAGAAGTAGCAGCATTGATGAGTGATGAAGAAAAAGCAGCCGTAGCGGATTACATTCGCGGTTTGCAATAAGCAGACTTCCAATCTTAAATTGAACTGAAGACCGACTGGTTTGTCCATTAAGCACATTACCGATTCTTGTTGACCCACAAAAACATCGCACCGGGAAACATTATGCAAACACCAATCAATTCTGCCTTGAAATGGCGCACATTTTTTCTAACCTTGTTCCTGGTAAGTTTTACCACGCTGGGCTGTTCTGCAAAGGAAGCCGATACTTCAAACTCTGCATCAAAAACATCTACACAGGCACAAGCGAGTGAAGACCAAAAGCAAGCTGAAAACGCTGGTGCGACTGATGCCCAGGACGAGCATGCAGGTCATGCTCATGACAAGGCCCCAGATGTCATGGGCGATTACCAGCCGGTCTTCAAACAAGCCAGAGAGGCCGTGCTCACCAGCCTGGCAAGTAATCCCAATGATTTTGTTGCAGGCGTTCACTATGATGAATTTCCTGCACGCCAACCACGCGTAAACTCAGGTGAAAAAATTGAAGTTGTAGAATTTTTTTCGTATGGATGTCCGGCGTGTTTTAACGCTGAGCCTTACATGCACAGTTATTCTGAAGTACTGGGCGACGATGTGGAATTCATTCGTATACCGGCAAGTTTTAATGCAAGTTTTGAAATACTGGCACGTGCATTTCATGCAGCAACGGCACTAGGCGCAGATGAAGCGGCGCATATTGCCATGTTTGATGCAATTCATATTAAAAAACGTCAGGACCTGATGACCAGTGAAAAAGCCTTGGCGAATTTCTATGCCCGCTATGGTGTGGATAAAGACAAGTTCCTCAAGACTCTGAATTCGTTTTTTGTTAATACCAAAATTGATCAGGAACGCAAACTTGCACAGACTTATCAGGTCAGCGGGGTACCAACTGTTGTTGTGAATGGCGCTTATCGTACCGGCGGACGTAAAGCAGGCTCATACAATGCCTGGAGTCAAATACTGGCACACCTGGTGGAAAAAGAGCGCCAACTAAACTAGAAAATATAAGCTAGTTAATATTTTCAATCGCACAAATAAAAAAAACGTCGATCAAAGATCGACGTTTTTTTATTCTCTAAATCATTGGCTGCAGCTTAAAGTTTTCGAATAGTTCCTTCATAACTTATACGCCATTGTCCGTCTGGCTGTTTTTTCCAATATTGCTGTTTTAAGGCGCGCCCCTTGTAGTTGTCGCTGGTGTATTCTTGTTCGAACTCAACTTGAACCATGTCTTTTTCACCAGGATAGCCATAAATTATCGGCTGTCCAACATCAACTTTAATAAACTTCTTGCTGCCATTAACGCGACGTTTATACGCAGACCATGATTCAATATTGTGAGATTTGGATTGAAAGTCTGATGCATAGTGCGACAGGTAATTGTCGGGGTCGCGACTTTCC contains:
- a CDS encoding cytochrome c4, whose product is MSSSKFFLPLLVASLALASNSYASDVADDHGEEKVMHVEKEPFGDVAAGKQKVGTCAACHGNDGNSTNADWPTLAGQHPEYTYEQLLMIKDGSRSAPLMVGQLTNKNDKDLKDIAAYYASQETKPGKASKELVDHGQSIFRGGNTETGVPACAACHGANGAGIPMSKYPAIAGQQPGYTLKALKDYASGARKGNAQQKIMKEVAALMSDEEKAAVADYIRGLQ
- a CDS encoding thiol:disulfide interchange protein DsbA/DsbL — encoded protein: MQTPINSALKWRTFFLTLFLVSFTTLGCSAKEADTSNSASKTSTQAQASEDQKQAENAGATDAQDEHAGHAHDKAPDVMGDYQPVFKQAREAVLTSLASNPNDFVAGVHYDEFPARQPRVNSGEKIEVVEFFSYGCPACFNAEPYMHSYSEVLGDDVEFIRIPASFNASFEILARAFHAATALGADEAAHIAMFDAIHIKKRQDLMTSEKALANFYARYGVDKDKFLKTLNSFFVNTKIDQERKLAQTYQVSGVPTVVVNGAYRTGGRKAGSYNAWSQILAHLVEKERQLN
- a CDS encoding YihA family ribosome biogenesis GTP-binding protein; amino-acid sequence: MSKQASQILRKTQFLTSAAGKNGFVPDSGAEIAFSGRSNAGKSSAINALCETSNLARTSKTPGRTQLVNFFEITEGKRLVDLPGYGFAKVPPKVKQEWQQLMQTYFEKRDSLKALIQIMDARHPLKPFDEQMLEWADYDNLPVHILLTKSDKLKRGAAKSTLMKVKNAVGDMATVQLFSALNKQGLGEAQKKILELLQVDVSSPDFLNFSG